A window from Halococcus salifodinae DSM 8989 encodes these proteins:
- a CDS encoding pyridoxal-phosphate-dependent aminotransferase family protein, producing the protein MTDDEFLLLNPGPVPVTDAVREAMDAPMVSHRSADFEAVYERAQDGLDYVFEHSTPQEQSTSAGGTSLVLNGTATMGMEAAVANLAGEDCEVVALVNGKFGRRFARIAERYASVTRVEVEWGDSLDPDSVAEAVTDDTDLVTMVHNETSTGILNPVPEVGEIAAAHDARFVVDGVTSIGGDVFRIDDWNVDMAITDSQKALAAPPGVSAMYVTDRVVEHIDGERAPFYADLDWHLRKAESHQTPFTSAVPLFRALAVAVEEIESEGMEARIERHRQQAAAFRSGFAAMGLEGFPTLDDASTHSNTVTAISLPAAVRDHPEEFFAAVDERNVSISGGQAHLGGDIFRVSNMGHLTDEQVLRGVRTVGEAFTDVGVDVDLEAGLDDARTQLD; encoded by the coding sequence ATGACCGACGACGAGTTCCTGCTGCTCAATCCCGGGCCAGTGCCCGTGACCGATGCAGTCCGCGAGGCGATGGACGCGCCGATGGTCTCACACCGCTCGGCCGACTTCGAGGCGGTGTACGAGCGCGCACAGGACGGCCTCGATTACGTCTTCGAACACTCGACGCCACAGGAACAGTCGACCAGTGCCGGCGGGACCAGTCTCGTGCTCAACGGAACGGCGACGATGGGGATGGAGGCCGCCGTCGCCAATCTCGCTGGCGAGGACTGCGAGGTCGTCGCGCTCGTCAACGGCAAGTTCGGCCGACGTTTCGCACGGATCGCCGAGCGGTACGCGTCAGTCACGCGAGTCGAGGTCGAGTGGGGCGACTCGCTCGATCCCGATTCGGTCGCCGAGGCCGTCACCGACGACACCGACCTCGTGACGATGGTCCATAACGAGACCAGCACCGGCATCCTGAACCCCGTTCCCGAGGTGGGCGAGATCGCCGCCGCCCACGACGCCCGGTTCGTCGTCGACGGCGTGACCTCGATCGGGGGCGACGTCTTCCGGATCGACGACTGGAACGTCGACATGGCCATCACCGACTCCCAGAAAGCACTCGCCGCACCGCCCGGCGTCAGCGCGATGTACGTGACCGATCGCGTCGTCGAGCATATCGACGGCGAGCGCGCCCCCTTCTACGCCGATCTCGACTGGCATCTCCGGAAGGCCGAGAGCCATCAGACTCCCTTCACGAGCGCCGTCCCGCTCTTTCGGGCGCTCGCGGTGGCGGTCGAGGAAATCGAGTCAGAGGGGATGGAGGCCCGTATCGAACGCCATCGCCAGCAGGCAGCCGCCTTCCGATCGGGATTCGCCGCGATGGGCCTGGAGGGGTTCCCTACGCTCGACGACGCAAGCACTCACTCGAACACCGTGACAGCGATCTCGCTGCCCGCAGCGGTTCGCGATCACCCCGAAGAGTTCTTCGCTGCGGTCGACGAGCGCAACGTCTCGATCAGCGGCGGCCAGGCTCACCTCGGTGGCGACATCTTCCGAGTGAGCAATATGGGCCATCTCACGGACGAACAGGTGCTTCGCGGGGTTCGAACTGTGGGCGAGGCGTTCACCGATGTCGGCGTCGATGTCGATCTCGAAGCGGGGCTCGACGACGCCCGCACACAGCTCGACTGA
- a CDS encoding class I SAM-dependent methyltransferase encodes MAGVDPDEEQARAWWNAWSESFQSEGGHSIAIAFGPGASEEDDLGLLGNVSGTDTVELGCGGAQFGIALAQQGANVTGVDISEEQLSYAQGLAEEHDVDVNFIHNSVTDLSDISGGTFDLAVSAFAFQWVEDLGACFSEAARVLRDGGTLVFSVDHPYYKIIDPESHEFKKSYFDDSPRRAYSDSFDAEMVVYSRGVGETVQLLNDAGFSVEAIREPGYENPEEYEAEYGSFKPELMAKVPPTIVYSARI; translated from the coding sequence ATGGCCGGTGTAGATCCTGATGAGGAACAGGCACGAGCATGGTGGAACGCTTGGTCAGAGTCGTTCCAGAGCGAAGGCGGTCACTCGATTGCAATAGCGTTTGGTCCGGGTGCCTCAGAGGAAGACGACTTGGGGCTGCTCGGAAACGTATCGGGTACTGACACAGTTGAACTTGGGTGTGGTGGTGCTCAGTTCGGTATTGCTCTTGCTCAGCAGGGAGCGAATGTTACGGGTGTAGACATCTCTGAAGAACAACTCAGCTATGCTCAGGGACTCGCCGAGGAGCACGATGTTGACGTCAACTTCATCCACAATAGTGTAACAGACTTATCGGACATCTCTGGTGGGACGTTTGACCTTGCAGTCTCAGCTTTCGCATTTCAATGGGTTGAGGATCTGGGAGCCTGCTTCTCTGAAGCAGCACGAGTCCTAAGAGACGGAGGAACGCTGGTTTTTAGCGTGGATCATCCGTACTACAAGATCATTGACCCAGAATCCCATGAGTTCAAGAAGAGTTACTTTGATGACTCTCCTCGTCGAGCATACAGCGACTCATTCGACGCTGAAATGGTGGTTTACTCGCGGGGGGTTGGAGAAACGGTTCAATTACTGAATGACGCTGGGTTCAGTGTCGAAGCAATCCGAGAACCGGGGTACGAGAATCCCGAGGAATATGAAGCAGAGTATGGAAGTTTCAAGCCAGAACTCATGGCCAAGGTTCCACCGACAATCGTCTATTCCGCTCGAATATGA
- the ligA gene encoding NAD-dependent DNA ligase LigA: MAAPDATAADADNPYIEDPDAEFAPVEELNEETAREQAGQLRAALRYHDHRYYVESDPVIGDRTYDALFSRLEALEDAFDLPTENSPTRRVGGEPLDELHTVDHVAPMLSIDSSGDPDDVREFDERVRRELASSGGGQRSLADFDSEGDESDGENDPADITVEYVCEPKFDGLSIEIVYENGVYERAATRGDGYEGDDVTANVRTIGSVPQRLRGDFPDYLAVRGEIYMPREAFTAHNRERVERGDDPFANPRNAAAGTLRQLDPKITAERPLACFFFGVLDASYAFDTHEEQYAKLPEWGLRVTERVAVVDGIEDAIEYRDRLGEDREGLDYEIDGAVFSVNDLAACERLGTTSRAPRWAYAYKFPARTEVTRVADITVQIGRTGRATPVALLEPVEVGGVEVSRATLHNPGEIEELGVNVGDEVRLKRAGDVIPYVSEVVEDGGEGTFAFPDRCPICDSAIERDGPLAFCTGGVSCPAQLQRAVEHYASREGLDIEGLGAERVEQLIDAGLVASLPDLYDLRVADLGQLDGWGETSAANLRDELDASTDPPLSDFITALGVPEVGSTTASNLAREFGDLDALLSADEDALREVPDVGPRVASEIRAFLDNERNRETIDGLRRRGVEPQPIEADTSDELDGLTFVFTGGLSTMTREEATERVERHGARSTGSVSSNTDYLVIGDDPGQRKRDDAAAEDVPELTEAEFETLLAEQGVER, from the coding sequence ATGGCAGCCCCGGACGCCACGGCTGCGGACGCCGACAACCCCTACATCGAGGATCCCGACGCGGAGTTTGCACCGGTCGAGGAGTTGAACGAAGAGACGGCGCGCGAGCAGGCCGGACAGCTCCGCGCCGCGCTCCGGTATCACGACCACCGCTACTACGTCGAGAGCGATCCCGTGATCGGCGATCGGACCTACGACGCGCTGTTTTCCCGGTTGGAGGCCCTCGAAGACGCCTTCGACCTCCCGACCGAGAACAGTCCCACACGACGGGTCGGTGGCGAGCCGCTCGACGAACTCCATACTGTGGACCACGTCGCGCCGATGCTCTCGATCGACTCCAGCGGTGACCCCGACGACGTCCGGGAGTTCGACGAGCGGGTTCGACGTGAACTCGCCAGTAGCGGCGGGGGCCAGCGCTCGCTCGCTGATTTCGACAGCGAGGGCGACGAAAGCGACGGGGAGAACGATCCCGCCGACATCACGGTCGAGTACGTCTGCGAACCGAAGTTCGACGGGCTCTCGATCGAAATCGTGTACGAAAACGGCGTGTACGAGCGCGCCGCGACGCGGGGCGATGGGTACGAGGGCGACGACGTGACCGCGAACGTCCGCACGATCGGGTCGGTGCCACAGCGCCTTCGGGGAGATTTTCCCGACTATCTGGCCGTGCGCGGCGAGATCTATATGCCGCGCGAGGCCTTCACCGCCCACAACCGCGAGCGGGTCGAACGCGGCGACGACCCCTTCGCGAACCCCCGAAACGCCGCCGCCGGGACGCTCCGCCAGCTCGACCCGAAGATCACGGCCGAACGCCCGCTCGCGTGTTTCTTTTTCGGGGTTCTCGATGCGAGCTACGCGTTCGACACCCACGAAGAACAGTACGCGAAACTCCCCGAGTGGGGGCTCCGCGTCACCGAACGAGTCGCGGTCGTCGACGGGATCGAAGATGCCATCGAGTACCGCGACCGGCTGGGGGAGGATCGTGAGGGGCTCGACTACGAGATCGACGGGGCCGTGTTCTCGGTCAACGACCTCGCAGCCTGTGAGCGCCTCGGAACGACATCGCGCGCGCCACGATGGGCCTACGCCTACAAGTTTCCCGCTCGGACCGAGGTCACACGAGTCGCCGACATTACGGTGCAGATCGGTCGCACGGGACGGGCAACGCCGGTCGCACTGCTCGAACCCGTCGAAGTCGGCGGAGTGGAAGTCTCGCGCGCGACCCTCCACAACCCGGGTGAGATCGAGGAGCTCGGCGTGAACGTCGGCGACGAGGTGCGCCTCAAGCGCGCGGGCGACGTCATCCCCTACGTCTCGGAGGTCGTCGAGGACGGCGGCGAAGGGACCTTCGCGTTTCCGGATCGCTGTCCGATCTGTGACAGCGCGATCGAGCGCGACGGACCGCTCGCGTTCTGCACGGGGGGTGTCTCCTGTCCCGCCCAGCTCCAGCGCGCGGTCGAGCACTACGCCAGCCGCGAAGGCCTCGACATCGAGGGGCTCGGCGCAGAGCGCGTCGAACAGCTCATCGACGCCGGGCTAGTCGCGTCGCTCCCGGACCTCTACGACCTACGGGTGGCCGATCTCGGCCAGCTCGACGGCTGGGGTGAGACGAGTGCTGCAAACCTCCGTGACGAACTCGACGCCTCGACCGACCCCCCGCTCTCCGACTTCATTACCGCGCTCGGAGTGCCGGAAGTAGGATCGACGACGGCGTCGAACCTCGCGCGCGAGTTCGGCGATCTCGATGCTCTGTTGAGTGCGGACGAGGACGCCCTCCGCGAAGTCCCCGACGTCGGGCCGCGGGTCGCAAGCGAGATCCGGGCGTTCCTCGATAACGAACGGAACCGGGAGACCATCGACGGGCTGCGCAGGCGTGGTGTCGAACCACAGCCGATCGAAGCCGACACGAGCGACGAACTCGACGGGCTGACGTTCGTGTTTACGGGGGGACTCTCGACCATGACCCGGGAGGAGGCAACCGAGCGCGTCGAACGCCACGGCGCGCGGAGTACGGGTAGCGTCTCGTCCAATACGGATTATCTCGTGATCGGCGACGACCCCGGCCAGCGAAAGCGCGACGACGCCGCCGCCGAGGACGTCCCCGAACTCACCGAAGCCGAGTTCGAGACGCTTCTCGCCGAGCAGGGTGTCGAACGCTGA